The nucleotide window TTGCAATTTACATTTACAAATACACAATAATACCTTATCAAAAGTAAAAACCCTATCAATTTGCTTTCCAGCAATGCTTTGAGAAACCGCAACCTCTCTCTGATACTCGTTACACGTCACCACCTGAGGCGCATTGTTCTTCAACTCTTCGTTACTAAACGGCctgcaaaacaaacaaacaaaacaacaacattctttcataattaacaaaaaaaaatatagcaGAAAGATGTTATAAACACTTTAGATTACCTGCATCGCAGGAGGACTTGAACATTGACGCCTTTTTCATGACGATTGGACATATTTACACACAGATTGTGTGTGCAGGTGTGTGAAGAGTGATTTTGGAAAATGTGAAAATGAATTTGGTGAAAATGGAATGTTTTGGCAGCGGGATGAATGTGGTggagtttttgaaattttgaagaatTTTGATCTCACCGTTGATTTTGATGGAGTTTGATCTAACGGTGGTAGTAAGTGAGCTGACAGAATGGTCGGTCCATGTGAATTACTTTCACGAGCCCAATAAGAAATAAAAGCCCAACTTAGATTTCATTCCTAATTGGCTAAATCATCCTAAGGGCACGAATTAACCAGGGGTGAGATCCAGGGATGTTTTGGGGGTTTCTGAAAACCTCCccgatttaaaaaaaattagtggAAAGTTTGTATGATTTAGAAAAAATTACTAGGAATTAGTGAAAATAAATTAAAAGGAACCCTGTGTCAAAATTTCCTGAATCCGTGACTGATAAACATGTATTATATAACCAACAATTAATAAACCTAAACATATTAATGCAATTATACATGACTTGTCAAATGCTGACCCAATATCAGCAATGACAATAAGACAGGTTTGAGACTCGTAACAGTAATCCAGTTTCATATTTGATTGTGAAATTGAATCTCATACTCGATTGTAAAATTGTATCTCATATTCGATCTCATAATCTGCGGGTACTTGATTACTTATTATTCTGGGTATGGTTCGGATAAATATGTAGGTGTGCTTTAGGCAATCGAAACAAGCATCATCTAATACCATATTGGCAAAACTTTTTAACATTGTTCTCATACTTGAGTACTTGTTCCCAATGTTTTGGGTATATGTttcgtttttttttctttgaataGTATAATATGCAAATGAGAAGGCATGATTAATGGAACTTGAATACTCATTCTGAGTGTTTCGCGTTTTATGCACCGTTGTTTTTCTTTGAATGGTATAATATGCAAATGAGAAGGCATGATTAATGGAAGTAAGGATTTGGGTTATTACTTGTTGCTCGTTCGATATTATAGAGTGAAATTCGATGCTTGAGTTAAGTTGATATTTaagtaataatataatataaatattttcCAATTTTACTAATGACCCTATCTATGTGGAGAGACTTGTGTGCATAGTTCTAGTGTTTTACATCATTTAAATGTCACCCTTTAGTTTGGGTGAATTTAACTTAGAAGTCTAAAGTAACATACCGGTATTTAAGCAAGGGGTGTTGGTTTACGAAACCTTTTAAAAAATAATTCAATTTCTCAAAGAAATTGAACGTAAAGGACTGGATTTGGAAAATAAACTTATCAATCGAATTGGAATGCGAAGGTATCAAAATCATGGTTGTAAAAAATCTCGACTATCCTTCGATTAATCGGTAGTCAGAGGTTCACCGACTAATTTTTATCTAATCGGCCAATTAACTAGTAGGCGGTCAACAGTGGTCAAATCCAACACTAAGTGGCCAAAAATCGATGGTAGTCTAGCTATTCCAACCAGATTCTTGACCAAAACCTTTAAATTCCGTCAACTAATCCTATCCACTTGAAAATATGGGTCGAAGAAGGTGTTAAAACGCGTCTATTTGAAACATACATATAATAATGtgagtatatatacatataaaactaAAACTTACATATAAAATCCCAATCGATTAAAACTTGTTAATCCCGATTAATCTCTAGTCGGTACCCCACCGGCTGACTAGCACCTTGCAATTATTACAAGACTGATCATTTCAAAATACATCAAAGAAAATGAAATATGTGATGCATTTGTCTAATAAAGTACTAATGTGTGATTTGTGGTTTGTGGTTTTATCAAGAATAATGCATTGGCCCGTGGGGTTGTTGTGGCGGCGAAGGTGGGTGCAGATGTAGTCGCGAGGATGGTAATGGTGGCGACTTTGGTGTCGGTGTTGGTTGCGACAATGTTGTGGCGGTTGTAGTGGCGGTGGCTATGGTGAgatttcattttcttttgttgaaTCACCTTACAATTTGAAAGGATGGTAAAAATTTTCTTCCATTTGAGGAATAATGAAATATTATACAGATTAAAGCATCCCACATGATTATGATGGAACTTAGCTATATTACTTAGTTCTTTCACACTAAACCAAACAAACAACTAAAAGATTGATAAATATATGTATTTTGTATCAAAATCAAGTGTGACAATACACAATGTACGCTATATCATTTATTTACTCTTCCATAAATGCTCTATAAAAACTCTTCAACCAAATGACTCAAATCACATTTACCATTACTAGATTCCACGGCACTTACCACTTCTTGAAAAGCATTGACACTACATGGAACCACCAATCCATTCTTCTGCCCGAACCCGAACTCTTCTGACGACTTCTCTAGCAACATCTTGAAAAGAGGGTGTGACAAGTAACCCGTGGGGACAACAAACCTACGTCTTTCCTCACCTACGTAAACAGTGAAAAACCCGGTTGGTGTTTTAGAACATGGTGAAGAACAAAACGGCGATAAACTTGTTTCTTCTTCATTGCCCCTGAGTAACCGTTCGGACTGTGACCGCTTAATGTCACGCCGAACCTTAGCCTTCTTGGCTAGGTTCTTAAATGAGCCTAACTTCTTTCCCAACATTTTGTTATGTAGAGAAAAATATGTGATGTGCAATGGCATTGGATGGGTAAAGTTGGGTGGGGGCATTTGTATCATATATGGTAAGAGAGAATGTTTGAACAAAGTCAACCTTTGGACTTTTTATCTTTGAAAAATTGAACGTGGGCCTTTGATATTTTCCTTTGTTTAATGAATTTATGGTCTTATTTTGACTTATTTAAGAGCAATTGAGTTAGGATAAAAACAAATTAATTTGGGTTATGtattaatataataatttgtTTATTGCGATCATATCTtattttatataactttgtacACTATAACCTATTTtaatttggttatgtattaatataataatttgtTTATGTGATCATATCTTATTTTATACAACTTTGTAGGCTAGTGTGGATGCTATTACTTTATTTAAGTATGACTGCTTTGAAGGGTTAGGCTTTTTTAACTAATTAGAAAAAGTGATTAGGTTTTTTTCTATTAATAAATAAgcttattaaaataaaatatgtaGCGTGTAGAATTATAATATGCGGTTTATaaggaaaataaaaatattttgtggAAAGAATCATTGGAAAATgttcatagtaaatattttgtgGAAAGAATCATTGGAAAATGTTCATAGTGATTGTGACAATATTATGAAAAAACATTTGCTAACCACATGTA belongs to Helianthus annuus cultivar XRQ/B chromosome 5, HanXRQr2.0-SUNRISE, whole genome shotgun sequence and includes:
- the LOC110938535 gene encoding indole-3-acetic acid-induced protein ARG7; the encoded protein is MPLHITYFSLHNKMLGKKLGSFKNLAKKAKVRRDIKRSQSERLLRGNEEETSLSPFCSSPCSKTPTGFFTVYVGEERRRFVVPTGYLSHPLFKMLLEKSSEEFGFGQKNGLVVPCSVNAFQEVVSAVESSNGKCDLSHLVEEFL